A DNA window from Arachis duranensis cultivar V14167 chromosome 3, aradu.V14167.gnm2.J7QH, whole genome shotgun sequence contains the following coding sequences:
- the LOC107480865 gene encoding protein phosphatase 2C 37, which translates to MAGICCGVVGEGEPTAPIEPNPRPSRRRSLDLLSLRLMTDVATAAAPEASRKRQRMDLCAVPRECGNVAKNRGSFVVGQNKEDGSKQLVNNEDGTVSEPKRSKVSSLLGSTAGGLGNEKVYGECPKFGVTSVCGRRRDMEDSVTVRPSFCDESYRGFHYFGVFDGHGCSHVATLCKERLHDIVKDEISGAKKDEEELEWKSVMKHGFLRMDDDVHTWSKGNHSSTCRCELQSPHCDAVGSTAAVAVVTSEKIVVSNCGDSRAVLCRNGVAIPLSSDHKPDRPDELIRVQAAGGRVIYWDVPRVLGMLAMSRAIGDNYLKPYVIPEPEVTVTERRHDDECLIIASDGLWDVVSNDTACGVVRMCLKAHKLPSPPGSPSGSGVAADGSDRACSDASILLTKLALARHSEDNVSVVVVDLRRGQQRSNPNNNDNVN; encoded by the exons atggcTGGTATTTGCTGTGGTGTTGTTGGAGAAGGCGAACCAACGGCTCCAATCGAGCCAAATCCACGCCCATCCAGGCGAAGGAGCCTAGACTTGCTTTCTTTGAGGTTAATGACCGACGTGGCGACGGCGGCGGCGCCCGAGGCTTCCCGGAAACGGCAGAGGATGGATCTTTGCGCGGTTCCCAGGGAGTGCGGCAACGTCGCGAAGAACCGCGGTTCCTTTGTTGTCGGGCAGAACAAGGAGGACGGATCTAAGCAGCTGGTTAACAACGAAGATGGCACAGTTTCGGAACCGAAACGGTCCAAGGTTTCTTCTCTGTTGGGTTCGACGGCGGGAGGTTTGGGAAATGAGAAGGTTTATGGAGAGTGTCCGAAGTTCGGCGTGACTTCCGTTTGCGGAAGGAGACGAGACATGGAGGATTCGGTTACTGTGCGTCCTTCTTTCTGTGATGAGAGTTACAGAGGGTTCCATTACTTCGGCGTGTTTGACGGTCACGGTTGCTCACAT GTTGCGACGCTGTGCAAGGAGAGGCTGCATGATATTGTGAAGGATGAAATCAGTGGAGCGAAGAAGGATGAAGAAGAGTTGGAATGGAAATCCGTGATGAAGCATGGGTTCTTGCGCATGGACGACGACGTACACACCTGGAGCAAGGGGAATCACTCCTCCACCTGCCGCTGCGAGCTTCAGAGTCCACACTGCGACGCTGTCGGATCCACTGCCGCTGTCGCCGTCGTCACCTCCGAGAAGATCGTTGTCTCCAACTGCGGCGACTCACGTGCAGTGCTCTGCCGCAACGGCGTGGCCATCCCCCTGTCCTCCGATCACAAG CCTGACCGACCCGACGAACTGATCCGGGTTCAAGCTGCAGGAGGGCGCGTGATCTATTGGGATGTTCCCAGGGTGCTTGGGATGCTAGCCATGTCTAGAGCCATAG GGGATAATTATCTGAAACCGTACGTGATCCCGGAACCGGAGGTGACCGTTACTGAGAGGAGACACGATGATGAGTGCTTGATTATTGCGAGTGACGGTTTGTGGGACGTGGTGTCAAATGACACTGCGTGCGGGGTGGTGCGGATGTGTCTCAAGGCGCACAAGCTGCCGTCGCCGCCGGGGTCTCCGTCGGGGAGTGGGGTGGCAGCGGACGGATCCGATAGGGCGTGCTCAGATGCTTCCATTCTGCTGACGAAGCTGGCGCTGGCGAGGCACAGCGAGGATAATGTGAGCGTGGTGGTAGTTGACTTGAGGAGGGGCCAACAACGGTCTAATCCCAACAATAACGACAACGTTAATTGA